A single genomic interval of Desulfomicrobium macestii harbors:
- a CDS encoding ABC transporter permease: protein MLQLSAVRRQEPLGWGSCLVFLAALALAFVVSGLLLAMQGKPPAIALWLLVHSAFGSGYALEDCLIKAIPIFLCSLGVGLTFRLQIWNIGAEGQFALGAVGATWAALTFPGWPWYALLPTMLICASLTGSLWGIIPAVLRLKLKTNEIIVTLMLNYVGILILEYLVYGAWKDPGSFGFPMTSEFVPAAVVARIGDTRLNWGLLLCLAVGVLMTVFLRSTRLGFELRACGENVRAARYARMPYSLLVILVMGVSGALAGWAGFLEASATLGRLQPSIMSGYGYTAIVVAWLANLNPLIIAVSSFLLAGLRVGMESLQLDLQIPAAFGAIMEGFILLAVLAGGFFSRYRLHLRRIG from the coding sequence ATGCTTCAACTCAGCGCCGTACGACGACAGGAGCCCCTTGGGTGGGGCTCCTGTCTTGTTTTTCTGGCAGCCCTCGCCCTGGCTTTTGTCGTCAGCGGTCTGCTCCTGGCCATGCAGGGCAAGCCGCCCGCAATCGCCCTGTGGCTGCTTGTGCACAGCGCCTTCGGCTCCGGCTATGCCCTTGAGGACTGCCTGATCAAGGCCATTCCCATTTTTCTGTGTTCCCTTGGCGTGGGCCTGACTTTCCGCCTGCAGATCTGGAACATCGGAGCGGAAGGCCAGTTTGCCCTGGGAGCCGTGGGCGCGACCTGGGCCGCCCTGACCTTTCCCGGCTGGCCCTGGTACGCCCTGCTGCCGACCATGCTGATCTGCGCCTCGCTGACCGGCAGCCTGTGGGGGATCATTCCCGCCGTGCTGCGTCTCAAGCTTAAGACCAACGAGATCATCGTCACGTTGATGCTCAATTACGTCGGCATCCTGATTCTCGAATATCTCGTCTATGGCGCGTGGAAGGATCCGGGCAGTTTCGGCTTTCCCATGACCAGCGAATTCGTGCCTGCCGCCGTAGTCGCGCGCATCGGCGACACCCGCCTGAACTGGGGCCTGCTGCTCTGCCTGGCTGTCGGAGTGCTGATGACGGTTTTTCTGCGTTCCACCCGACTGGGCTTCGAGCTTCGGGCCTGCGGCGAAAACGTCCGCGCGGCCCGCTACGCCCGCATGCCCTACTCCCTACTGGTGATTCTGGTCATGGGAGTGAGCGGAGCTCTGGCCGGTTGGGCCGGTTTTCTGGAAGCCTCGGCCACCCTCGGACGCCTGCAACCGAGCATCATGTCCGGTTACGGCTACACGGCCATTGTCGTGGCCTGGCTCGCCAACCTCAATCCCCTGATCATCGCCGTATCCTCCTTCCTCCTGGCCGGACTGCGCGTGGGCATGGAAAGCCTGCAGCTCGACCTCCAGATTCCGGCGGCCTTCGGCGCCATCATGGAAGGCTTCATCCTCCTGGCCGTGCTGGCCGGAGGCTTCTTTTCGCGCTACCGTCTGCATCTGCGGAGGATCGGATGA